Proteins from a genomic interval of Paenibacillus sp. RC334:
- a CDS encoding flagellar hook-basal body protein, which produces MNNSMIGAMVSMASVQQRLDLIADNIANVNTVGYKSKQGSFEDVLANVQQQPSTYLQNGRAMPLGYNLGYGVKLASAMKNMEQGPLKETGLPTDLAIQGNAMFEVQGNGQKAWTRDGSFHFVPDPNDGKTMFLTTAEGYQVLDNNDVPVTAPSGSKVAINPDGELLIRPDGTGNPIVGQRIKLMDVQRPEGLEQRDDNLFVLAYGVTEANVFGAAGVAGAVPADVSVRSGYLEQSNVDLAGEMTDMMQVQRMYQLAARALTSSDTMLNLANNLRA; this is translated from the coding sequence ATGAACAACTCCATGATCGGCGCAATGGTATCTATGGCCAGTGTGCAGCAGCGCTTGGATTTGATTGCCGATAATATCGCCAATGTCAATACGGTTGGTTATAAGAGTAAACAGGGTTCTTTTGAAGATGTGCTGGCCAATGTGCAGCAGCAGCCTTCGACGTATCTCCAAAATGGACGGGCTATGCCGCTCGGCTATAATTTGGGCTACGGTGTGAAATTAGCTTCGGCTATGAAAAATATGGAGCAGGGACCGCTTAAAGAGACGGGGCTTCCTACCGATCTGGCAATCCAGGGCAATGCCATGTTCGAAGTTCAGGGAAATGGACAGAAGGCTTGGACGCGTGACGGCAGCTTTCATTTTGTTCCAGATCCGAATGACGGCAAAACGATGTTCCTGACAACTGCTGAAGGCTATCAAGTGCTGGATAACAATGATGTTCCTGTAACTGCTCCGTCTGGCTCCAAGGTAGCGATTAACCCGGACGGTGAATTGCTCATTCGCCCAGACGGAACGGGAAATCCAATAGTTGGTCAGCGGATCAAGCTGATGGATGTGCAACGTCCAGAAGGATTGGAACAGCGGGACGATAACCTGTTCGTGTTAGCATATGGTGTGACAGAAGCGAATGTATTTGGTGCAGCAGGTGTAGCGGGCGCTGTTCCAGCGGACGTATCTGTACGTTCCGGCTATTTGGAACAGTCTAATGTGGATTTAGCGGGTGAAATGACGGACATGATGCAAGTTCAGCGAATGTATCAATTGGCGGCACGGGCGCTGACTTCTAGCGATACAATGTTGAACCTGGCTAACAATCTGAGGGCATAG
- a CDS encoding F0F1 ATP synthase subunit epsilon: MSTYLLEIVTPERLVFAEQVNSISVRGSEGDLGILPGHLPLVTPLKIAPVRIKTGGQTEVIAVNGGFVEVRKDKVVILAESAERSENIDVERARAARERAELRLQSKQEKVDHHRAEVALQRALNRLNATSIRTNKN, translated from the coding sequence GTGAGCACATATTTGTTGGAGATTGTGACGCCGGAGCGCCTGGTCTTTGCAGAACAGGTAAACAGCATCAGTGTTCGCGGCTCGGAAGGCGATCTCGGGATTTTACCCGGACACCTTCCCTTGGTCACTCCCTTGAAGATTGCGCCGGTACGTATTAAAACTGGCGGTCAGACAGAAGTGATTGCGGTCAATGGGGGCTTTGTCGAAGTCCGCAAGGATAAAGTGGTCATTTTGGCTGAAAGTGCGGAGCGTTCCGAGAATATTGATGTGGAGCGTGCCCGTGCGGCAAGGGAGCGGGCAGAGCTGCGGCTCCAGAGCAAACAGGAGAAAGTAGACCATCATCGGGCGGAGGTAGCCCTGCAACGGGCACTTAATCGTCTGAATGCAACGAGCATCAGAACCAATAAGAATTAA
- a CDS encoding DNA-directed RNA polymerase subunit beta — protein sequence MKEEQPDSRPVPEKAKSRWSTARYFVIPLLFLFSLLGGLIAGYVIVGKQGLAGVFEWKTWQHVIDLIFAP from the coding sequence ATGAAAGAAGAACAACCCGATTCTCGTCCGGTGCCTGAAAAGGCGAAGTCTCGCTGGAGTACTGCCCGTTATTTCGTAATCCCGTTGCTGTTCCTATTCTCGCTGCTGGGTGGTTTGATTGCAGGATATGTGATCGTAGGCAAGCAAGGGCTGGCAGGCGTATTTGAATGGAAAACCTGGCAGCATGTCATTGATCTTATATTTGCGCCTTAG
- a CDS encoding DUF1146 family protein has protein sequence MNGKQQLAEQLSQSASMTALVSMIVSLICIALAWWALQSLKLDLFIRHPKGPQGRLLHLFLAIMLGQLVSGFLLSYISWSQML, from the coding sequence ATGAACGGGAAGCAGCAATTGGCTGAACAGTTAAGTCAATCGGCGAGTATGACCGCGCTGGTCTCCATGATCGTGTCGCTCATTTGTATAGCGCTAGCTTGGTGGGCTTTACAGAGCTTAAAGCTGGATTTATTCATCAGGCATCCTAAGGGGCCACAGGGCAGATTGCTGCACTTGTTTCTTGCCATTATGTTGGGACAGCTGGTGTCCGGCTTTCTTTTAAGCTATATCTCATGGAGCCAGATGCTTTAG
- the spoIIID gene encoding sporulation transcriptional regulator SpoIIID, translating to MHDYIKERTIKIGRCIVETRNTVRTIAKEFGVSKSTVHKDLTERLPEINPDLADQVKHILEYHKSIRHLRGGEATKIKYKKTSGKRREILVSGKS from the coding sequence GTGCACGATTACATCAAGGAACGGACCATCAAAATCGGTCGCTGTATCGTGGAAACAAGGAATACGGTCCGTACGATTGCCAAGGAATTTGGTGTCTCCAAGAGCACGGTGCATAAAGATCTGACCGAACGGCTGCCTGAAATCAACCCAGACCTTGCAGATCAGGTGAAGCACATTCTCGAATACCATAAATCCATTCGTCATCTGCGGGGAGGGGAAGCGACGAAAATCAAGTACAAAAAAACGAGCGGAAAAAGAAGGGAGATCCTCGTTTCAGGCAAGTCTTAA
- a CDS encoding M23 family metallopeptidase, with protein sequence MSEQNKNQNQNHEETPKTFQGGRASRPSSWKKLLSKRWAYPAAYIAAAAIILTLVWVYQDANQKSFKPDPANSSVQNTSTVNTDVTGQQPESMEVVAQSENLAWPVADAAAVQVVKPFFDENATADEQAAAMVEYDRTFTANTGIDLSRADDQTFEVRAALSGKVTRVEQHPLAGNVVEITHDNNLRTVYQSLNDLKVKEGDQVKQNDVIASAGRNELEKDLKTHLHFEVYQDAKPVNPTGLLPKK encoded by the coding sequence ATGAGTGAACAAAATAAAAACCAGAACCAAAATCATGAAGAAACACCCAAAACCTTTCAGGGTGGAAGGGCTTCACGGCCGTCTTCGTGGAAAAAGCTGTTGTCCAAAAGGTGGGCATACCCGGCAGCCTACATTGCCGCAGCAGCCATTATACTAACTTTAGTGTGGGTCTATCAGGATGCCAACCAGAAGTCTTTCAAACCTGACCCAGCTAATTCATCGGTACAGAATACATCAACGGTCAATACCGATGTCACCGGACAACAGCCTGAAAGTATGGAAGTCGTTGCCCAGTCGGAAAATCTCGCATGGCCGGTGGCGGATGCTGCCGCAGTACAGGTCGTAAAGCCATTCTTTGACGAAAACGCGACAGCTGACGAACAGGCGGCTGCGATGGTAGAGTACGATAGAACCTTTACCGCCAACACTGGCATTGATCTTTCTCGCGCCGATGATCAAACGTTCGAAGTGAGAGCCGCCCTCAGTGGTAAGGTGACCCGTGTGGAACAACACCCGCTGGCAGGCAATGTTGTGGAAATTACGCATGATAACAATCTCAGAACCGTTTACCAAAGCTTGAACGATCTGAAAGTAAAAGAAGGCGATCAAGTAAAACAGAACGATGTCATCGCTTCGGCGGGTCGTAATGAACTTGAAAAGGATTTGAAAACACATCTGCATTTTGAAGTGTATCAGGATGCCAAGCCAGTGAATCCAACCGGTCTGCTTCCTAAAAAATAA
- the spoIID gene encoding stage II sporulation protein D yields the protein MKDSQVRIRIPIHHSKEHRRASPEGDSHGSIAVVQAGRPVPQQIVPPGASAPDRVTFTARRTAAAVTPAQRPIPASPPVSGADTTRGSLPPALLPHLRPSAGRVPRWGSRRPWLPAAAMAGLLTLALAVPTLLAWPSHTAQPLPPSNRTATSAVAKGEAPVTRLPGVPPIPAVPAAPARSVPAAAEPDVRVYVTSTGRTETLPLEQYIVGVVAAEMPPSFEGEALKAQAIAARTFIARRLLADDTSGAPAGADVTDTVKHQAYISKAKLNREWGHSGKSAELAKIRQAVRDTKDTIMVYEGKPITASFFSTSNGYTENSEDVWAKAVPYLRSVSSPWDKQLAPRYTETITLSRQNVLDRLGLSRTAIAASTGGGSIPEIRVLSKTKGHRIKQIEVGGTIFTGPEIRNKLGLRSAEFTWKAEGDQIAITTYGYGHGVGMSQWGANGMAKEGHTATQILLHYYTGVSFAQASRILS from the coding sequence ATGAAAGATTCACAGGTTCGTATTCGTATACCGATTCATCATTCCAAGGAACATCGCCGGGCTTCACCTGAGGGAGACAGTCACGGCTCTATAGCTGTTGTACAGGCAGGGCGTCCTGTGCCACAGCAGATCGTTCCGCCGGGCGCGTCAGCTCCTGACAGAGTGACCTTCACCGCCCGGCGTACGGCGGCGGCGGTCACTCCCGCGCAGCGCCCTATCCCCGCGTCGCCGCCCGTCTCTGGGGCAGATACGACCCGCGGCAGCCTGCCGCCCGCGCTGCTGCCGCATCTGCGGCCTTCTGCTGGGCGTGTCCCGCGCTGGGGCAGCCGCCGCCCATGGCTGCCCGCCGCGGCTATGGCGGGCCTGCTGACGCTAGCGCTCGCCGTGCCCACACTGCTGGCATGGCCTAGCCACACGGCGCAGCCGTTGCCGCCTAGCAACCGCACGGCCACGTCTGCGGTTGCGAAGGGCGAGGCGCCTGTTACACGCCTGCCGGGCGTCCCGCCCATTCCTGCGGTGCCCGCCGCGCCAGCGCGCAGTGTACCAGCGGCGGCAGAGCCGGACGTGCGCGTGTACGTCACGTCCACCGGTCGCACGGAGACGCTGCCGCTAGAGCAATACATTGTCGGCGTAGTAGCAGCCGAAATGCCGCCCAGCTTCGAGGGCGAGGCGCTGAAGGCGCAGGCTATTGCCGCGCGTACCTTCATTGCCCGGCGTTTGCTGGCTGATGACACCAGCGGCGCTCCGGCGGGGGCGGATGTGACCGATACGGTTAAGCACCAGGCCTACATTTCCAAAGCCAAACTTAATAGAGAGTGGGGGCATTCTGGCAAATCCGCAGAACTGGCCAAAATCCGGCAGGCTGTACGCGACACCAAGGATACGATCATGGTATATGAGGGTAAACCGATTACCGCTTCCTTTTTTTCTACCAGTAACGGTTATACTGAAAATTCAGAGGATGTATGGGCCAAGGCTGTGCCTTATTTACGGAGTGTGTCAAGTCCATGGGACAAGCAGCTTGCGCCCCGTTATACAGAAACCATCACGCTGAGCCGTCAGAATGTGCTTGATAGATTGGGATTGAGCCGTACGGCGATAGCCGCTTCTACTGGAGGAGGGAGTATACCGGAAATTCGGGTACTTTCCAAGACAAAGGGGCATCGGATCAAGCAGATCGAGGTAGGAGGCACTATTTTTACAGGACCGGAAATCCGAAACAAGCTGGGGCTGCGTTCTGCTGAATTTACGTGGAAGGCCGAAGGAGATCAGATCGCCATTACAACCTACGGCTACGGACATGGTGTCGGTATGAGCCAATGGGGAGCTAACGGAATGGCCAAGGAAGGACATACAGCCACTCAAATTCTCCTTCACTATTACACGGGCGTTTCCTTTGCCCAAGCCTCTCGTATTCTAAGTTAG
- the murA gene encoding UDP-N-acetylglucosamine 1-carboxyvinyltransferase: MSKFIVRGGNRLTGSVKVSGAKNSVLPIIAASLLGEEGESVIIDAPPLDDVMTISKVLESLGAGVTYQDEVIRVDARKIISCEAPYEWVRKMRASFLVMGPLLTRLGHTRISLPGGCAIGTRPIDQHLKGFEALGAEISLGQGFIEAKINGRLRGAKVYLDVASVGATENIMMAATLAEGITTIENAAKEPEIVDLANFLNGMGAKVRGAGTGVIRIEGVEKLHGVKHTVIPDRVEAGTYMVAAAITGGNVYVEGAISDHLGPVISKMEEMGVIIQPDENGIRVISDKPLKAVDVKTLPYPGFPTDMQSQMMALQLAAEGTSIITETVFENRFMHVDEFHLMNAEIKVEGRSAIVTGNAKLTGAKVTSTDLRAGAALILTGLIAEGTTEVSGVHHIDRGYVHLAEKLTGLGADIYRVTVEEPKLDVSSAERVIPEPASGNLFKIQPSLA, translated from the coding sequence ATGAGCAAATTTATCGTCCGCGGTGGCAACAGATTGACCGGGAGTGTCAAAGTCAGCGGAGCCAAAAACTCAGTTCTGCCGATCATCGCCGCATCTCTTTTAGGAGAAGAAGGAGAAAGTGTTATCATTGATGCACCTCCTCTAGACGATGTGATGACCATTAGCAAAGTGCTGGAGTCCTTAGGAGCAGGCGTTACATACCAAGACGAGGTCATTCGTGTTGACGCACGGAAGATAATTTCCTGTGAAGCCCCTTACGAGTGGGTTAGGAAAATGCGCGCATCGTTTTTGGTTATGGGGCCGTTGCTTACACGTTTGGGACACACAAGAATTTCGCTTCCAGGCGGATGTGCAATTGGTACGCGACCGATTGATCAGCATTTGAAGGGTTTTGAAGCATTGGGTGCCGAGATTAGTCTGGGCCAAGGGTTTATTGAAGCTAAAATTAACGGGCGTCTGCGTGGAGCCAAAGTTTATTTGGATGTAGCCAGCGTAGGTGCGACCGAAAATATTATGATGGCCGCTACTCTTGCGGAGGGCATTACCACCATTGAAAATGCTGCGAAGGAACCTGAGATCGTCGATCTTGCGAATTTCCTGAACGGTATGGGTGCCAAGGTGCGCGGTGCAGGTACAGGCGTTATTCGCATTGAAGGCGTTGAAAAGCTGCACGGTGTGAAGCATACGGTCATTCCCGACCGGGTAGAAGCAGGTACTTACATGGTTGCTGCTGCGATCACAGGCGGGAACGTATATGTAGAAGGCGCGATATCGGACCATTTGGGACCGGTTATCTCCAAGATGGAAGAAATGGGTGTAATCATTCAACCGGATGAAAATGGAATTCGCGTGATTTCGGATAAACCGTTAAAGGCCGTTGATGTTAAAACGTTGCCTTATCCTGGTTTCCCTACGGATATGCAGTCCCAGATGATGGCACTTCAACTTGCCGCTGAAGGCACCAGCATTATCACGGAAACCGTGTTTGAAAATCGTTTTATGCATGTGGATGAATTTCATCTGATGAATGCGGAGATTAAAGTTGAAGGCCGTTCCGCAATTGTAACCGGCAATGCTAAATTGACAGGTGCAAAAGTGACCTCGACAGATCTGCGTGCAGGTGCTGCTTTGATTCTGACTGGACTGATTGCGGAAGGTACAACGGAGGTATCCGGCGTACATCACATCGACCGTGGTTATGTTCATCTGGCCGAGAAGCTGACCGGGTTAGGCGCGGACATTTACAGAGTAACGGTAGAAGAGCCCAAGCTGGATGTCTCCAGTGCTGAGCGCGTCATACCAGAACCGGCATCAGGGAATCTGTTTAAGATCCAGCCTTCCCTGGCCTAA
- a CDS encoding flagellar hook-basal body protein — MLRGLYTAAAGMTTQQRRHDTVTQNIANMNTTGYKQENSVQRSFPEMLISMTGGNPNNPDRTVGKLNTGVFAEESLSPYIQGALKDSGQATDFAIQSNINVNDPATGRPMAFDRAGKFINANGEVTYRPEAFFTVQDSNGNVRYTRDGHFQVNGTGALLSSTGSAVLDTNGKPIQLTGAVSALKVNERGELVDKASNQTLGTTLGISVIDRPYQLVREGNGNFRLNDTDGATARTMTANDVVSVRQGYLEVSNVDASQSMVDMMAALRAYEANQKVIQFYDKSLDKAVNEVGRV, encoded by the coding sequence ATGTTGAGAGGTTTATATACTGCGGCCGCCGGAATGACAACGCAACAACGACGCCATGACACTGTGACGCAAAATATTGCCAATATGAACACAACGGGATACAAGCAGGAAAATAGTGTTCAGCGTTCTTTTCCCGAAATGCTTATTTCGATGACCGGGGGCAATCCAAATAACCCGGACCGTACGGTCGGCAAGCTCAATACTGGCGTTTTTGCTGAGGAAAGCCTCTCCCCTTACATTCAGGGGGCATTGAAGGATAGCGGACAAGCTACGGATTTCGCGATACAGTCCAATATTAACGTGAATGACCCGGCAACCGGTCGGCCAATGGCTTTTGATCGGGCGGGGAAATTCATCAATGCTAACGGTGAAGTCACCTATCGTCCGGAAGCGTTTTTTACGGTTCAAGACAGCAACGGTAATGTACGCTACACACGTGATGGGCATTTTCAGGTAAATGGAACGGGTGCGTTGCTCTCGTCGACTGGTTCAGCAGTGCTGGATACGAATGGTAAGCCGATTCAATTGACGGGGGCTGTTTCAGCGCTTAAAGTAAATGAGCGGGGCGAATTGGTGGACAAAGCCTCCAATCAGACGTTGGGAACGACGCTCGGAATCAGTGTCATTGACCGTCCATACCAGCTCGTTCGTGAAGGTAACGGGAATTTTCGTCTGAATGATACAGACGGTGCTACGGCCAGAACGATGACTGCAAATGATGTGGTATCTGTCCGTCAAGGCTATCTGGAAGTATCTAATGTGGACGCTTCGCAGTCGATGGTGGATATGATGGCTGCGTTAAGAGCGTATGAAGCGAATCAGAAGGTCATTCAATTTTATGATAAAAGCTTGGACAAGGCCGTTAATGAAGTAGGCCGTGTATAA
- the fabZ gene encoding 3-hydroxyacyl-ACP dehydratase FabZ, translating to MDKLQLDVNQIQEIIPHRPPFLLVDRIIELEEGKRAVGIKNVTMNEPHFIGHFPGYPVMPGVLITEALAQVGAFALLHLESNRGKIGFLAGLDGFRFRGQVVPGDTLTLEVEITRSKGAFGKGKATAKVGDTVVAEGEIMFALSDPPQ from the coding sequence ATGGACAAATTGCAATTGGATGTTAATCAAATTCAGGAGATTATCCCGCATCGGCCGCCGTTTTTGTTGGTGGACCGCATTATTGAGCTGGAGGAAGGGAAAAGAGCAGTAGGTATTAAAAATGTAACGATGAATGAGCCTCATTTCATTGGACACTTTCCTGGTTATCCGGTTATGCCGGGTGTGCTGATTACTGAAGCCTTGGCTCAGGTAGGGGCATTCGCACTGCTGCATCTGGAAAGCAATCGCGGCAAAATTGGTTTCTTGGCAGGGCTGGATGGCTTCCGTTTTCGCGGACAGGTGGTTCCTGGGGATACGCTGACGCTTGAAGTGGAAATAACCCGTTCCAAAGGAGCATTCGGCAAAGGGAAGGCTACGGCTAAGGTAGGCGATACAGTAGTAGCTGAGGGCGAGATTATGTTTGCATTGTCCGATCCTCCCCAATAA
- a CDS encoding rod shape-determining protein, producing MFSNDIGIDLGTANVLIHVKGKGVVLDEPSVVAIESDTKRVLAVGEEARRMVGRTPGNIIAIRPLRDGVIADFEVTEAMLKYFINRVGGKSWYSHPRILICAPTNITSVEQKAIREAAERSGAKEVFLEEEPKAAAIGAGMDIFEPSGNMVVDIGGGTTDVAVLSMGDVVTASSIKMAGDKFDSAIMKYVKTKYKLLIGERTAEDIKIAIGTVHPSGRQAEMDIRGRDMVSGLPKTLSISAAEVQDALRDPVSAIVAAAKFVLEQTPPELSADIIDRGVILTGGGALLSGLDELLAEELRVPVLVAEDPMHCVVKGTGIMLDNLDHVVKKKF from the coding sequence ATGTTCAGTAATGATATCGGTATCGACCTCGGTACGGCCAACGTGCTTATCCACGTCAAAGGGAAGGGGGTTGTTCTTGACGAACCTTCCGTTGTTGCAATAGAAAGCGATACAAAAAGAGTTCTGGCTGTCGGAGAGGAAGCACGCCGTATGGTTGGACGTACTCCCGGTAATATCATAGCCATCCGTCCACTGCGCGATGGTGTCATCGCCGATTTTGAAGTGACTGAAGCCATGCTAAAATATTTTATCAATCGTGTAGGGGGAAAAAGCTGGTATAGCCACCCTCGTATTCTGATCTGTGCGCCGACGAACATTACCTCAGTGGAACAAAAAGCGATTCGTGAAGCGGCGGAGCGTAGCGGGGCTAAAGAAGTATTTTTGGAGGAAGAGCCAAAAGCAGCTGCCATCGGGGCAGGAATGGATATTTTTGAGCCTAGTGGCAACATGGTTGTGGATATTGGTGGTGGAACAACAGACGTTGCGGTTCTCTCTATGGGGGATGTAGTAACGGCTTCTTCCATTAAAATGGCAGGAGACAAGTTTGATTCCGCCATCATGAAATATGTGAAAACAAAGTACAAGCTTTTGATCGGGGAACGTACGGCGGAAGATATTAAAATCGCCATCGGCACCGTGCATCCGAGCGGACGACAGGCAGAGATGGACATTCGGGGACGAGATATGGTATCCGGGTTGCCTAAAACGTTAAGTATTTCTGCGGCTGAAGTGCAGGATGCGCTCAGAGATCCTGTGTCAGCGATTGTTGCTGCGGCCAAGTTTGTATTGGAGCAGACCCCACCGGAACTGTCAGCCGACATTATTGACCGCGGTGTTATTTTGACAGGCGGCGGCGCGTTGCTGAGCGGATTGGACGAGCTGCTTGCCGAGGAACTGCGTGTTCCGGTGCTGGTTGCTGAAGATCCGATGCATTGTGTCGTTAAGGGCACAGGAATTATGCTGGATAATTTGGATCATGTCGTTAAGAAAAAGTTCTAA
- a CDS encoding phospho-sugar mutase — translation MTQLSKKALESIESWLHDPYIDEETKQELRALEGNEQELEDRFYKELEFGTGGLRGVIGAGSNRMNRYVIGRATQGLARYILEQHAGKEGKPSVVIAHDSRHFSPEFALDAALVLAGNGIVAKLFPSLRPTPQLSFSVRHLGASGGIVVTASHNPPEYNGYKVYNDEGGQLVPDQAEQVIGYIHEVPSFADIHRLTREEAEAQGLLVWLGEQEDEAFVDTVASVSVNRELIAAGPGKNFKVVFTPLHGSGNVPIRHVLEKIGFEQVHIVPEQEQPDAEFSTVKSPNPEERDAFKLAIALGEKIGADLLIGTDPDADRMGAVVKNRDGEYVVLSGNQSGAIMVYYLLNQLKETGKLPSNGAVIKTIVTSEMGAVIAEHFGATVFNTLTGFKYIGEKMNQFDQTGDYTYLFGYEESYGYLAGNYARDKDAVLAAMLIAEAAAYYSTQGKTLYDVLEELYEQFGYFLEKLESRTLKGKDGVAQIQGKMTDWRTTPPLEIAGVKVEKVLDYSQGLDGLPQENVLKFLLEDGSWFCLRPSGTEPKIKVYFAVRGSSLADAERRISRLVEAVMARVDA, via the coding sequence ATGACGCAGTTGAGTAAAAAAGCATTGGAAAGCATTGAGAGCTGGCTGCATGACCCTTATATTGATGAAGAGACCAAACAGGAGTTGCGCGCATTGGAAGGCAACGAGCAGGAGTTGGAGGATCGCTTTTACAAAGAGCTGGAATTCGGTACAGGTGGTCTGCGCGGAGTGATCGGGGCGGGCAGCAACCGGATGAATCGTTACGTCATTGGACGTGCGACTCAGGGACTGGCTCGTTATATTTTGGAGCAGCATGCGGGGAAAGAAGGGAAGCCTTCGGTTGTAATCGCGCATGACTCGCGTCATTTCTCGCCAGAGTTTGCTTTGGATGCGGCTTTGGTGCTGGCAGGCAACGGCATCGTTGCCAAGCTATTCCCGTCCTTGCGTCCAACGCCACAGCTTTCTTTTAGCGTACGACATTTGGGAGCCAGTGGCGGGATTGTCGTAACAGCAAGCCATAACCCTCCTGAATATAATGGATACAAGGTATACAACGATGAAGGTGGTCAGCTTGTTCCCGATCAGGCCGAGCAGGTAATTGGTTATATCCATGAGGTTCCTTCTTTTGCTGATATTCACCGTCTGACACGTGAAGAAGCAGAGGCACAGGGCCTGCTGGTTTGGCTTGGAGAGCAAGAAGATGAAGCGTTTGTGGATACGGTAGCCAGTGTGAGTGTTAATCGTGAGCTGATTGCAGCTGGACCGGGCAAAAACTTCAAGGTTGTGTTTACACCTCTTCATGGCTCAGGCAACGTACCGATTCGCCATGTGTTGGAGAAAATCGGTTTCGAGCAGGTGCATATTGTGCCTGAACAAGAACAGCCAGATGCTGAATTTTCCACTGTCAAATCTCCAAACCCGGAAGAACGCGATGCCTTCAAGCTGGCGATTGCGCTGGGTGAAAAGATTGGTGCGGACTTGTTGATCGGTACAGACCCGGATGCAGATCGCATGGGAGCGGTTGTGAAAAACCGTGACGGCGAGTATGTAGTATTGTCCGGTAATCAGTCTGGCGCGATCATGGTCTACTACTTGTTGAACCAGCTAAAAGAAACGGGTAAGCTTCCAAGTAACGGAGCGGTCATTAAAACCATCGTAACGAGTGAAATGGGCGCAGTGATTGCTGAGCATTTTGGAGCAACCGTATTTAACACGCTTACGGGCTTCAAGTACATTGGTGAGAAAATGAATCAGTTTGACCAAACAGGCGATTATACCTACCTGTTTGGCTATGAGGAGAGCTACGGATATTTGGCAGGTAATTATGCCCGTGACAAGGATGCGGTCTTGGCGGCTATGCTGATCGCTGAAGCGGCTGCTTATTACAGTACCCAAGGCAAGACGCTGTATGATGTTTTAGAGGAGCTGTACGAGCAGTTTGGTTACTTTCTGGAAAAGCTGGAGTCCCGCACACTCAAGGGCAAGGATGGAGTGGCGCAGATTCAAGGCAAAATGACGGATTGGCGTACTACCCCGCCTCTGGAAATTGCAGGCGTGAAGGTGGAAAAAGTGCTGGATTACTCACAGGGGTTGGACGGACTTCCGCAAGAGAATGTGCTTAAGTTCTTACTGGAAGACGGTTCGTGGTTCTGCTTGCGTCCTTCCGGTACCGAGCCGAAGATTAAAGTATACTTTGCCGTACGAGGTTCCTCTCTGGCGGATGCTGAGCGAAGAATCAGCCGTCTGGTGGAAGCTGTTATGGCACGCGTAGACGCTTGA